In Desulfovibrio sp. 86, the following proteins share a genomic window:
- a CDS encoding methyl-accepting chemotaxis protein, producing the protein MRITLTHKYVGSLFAALITCCGVVLFVSIYFMKVPIEVELDTGIRRMQNVITEATEITRSQFIHSAALIAEDSNFARAIAEKDHVQSREIGQKLMKMAESDFMTITDETGKVIARGHSDKYNDSVINQETVVLALKGQPAAAMVEGTIVPFTIRASQPILYEGRLVGSVSIGKSLVTPAYLDWLKQLSGLNVTIFRGDTRIMTTIMNNGQRAVGTKLQSPEIVEAVLNKGETRFTHNNILGVEYNSAYWPVRDVNDKIIGMWFVGMPINVLQQLEREAINKAVMVGIALLVVQLTMSVIIGLRVSAPVGKITRYALGVAEGQQDLTLDVYSKDDMGQLADALRHMEENLRKLVQDAGKQAEQARLMGEEAQRAMEEAKQAQAQAEIAKRDGMISAAAQIEGVVEKLNSSINDIAEQVDNTGGALNHAVSRLSETATAMEEMNSTVLEVARNAGGAADVSASAKMKAQAGSEVVSKAVGGIQEVQRQSMALKDGMTKLDEHAKAISQIMGVISDIADQTNLLALNAAIEAARAGDAGRGFAVVADEVRKLAEKTMTSTTDVGNAIKAIQQSASQSIQEVDMAVRNIASATDFSNKSGEALQEIVVMVDQTADEVRAIATASEQQSATSEEINKSIAEVNHIAATTAESMQVAMSELEALRKQAHSLIELIEHMKKA; encoded by the coding sequence ATGCGTATAACGCTCACACACAAATATGTGGGTTCGCTCTTTGCTGCGCTGATCACCTGCTGTGGAGTAGTGCTTTTTGTTTCCATCTACTTCATGAAGGTGCCAATTGAAGTTGAGCTGGACACGGGCATACGCCGCATGCAGAACGTCATTACGGAAGCTACCGAGATAACTCGCAGCCAGTTTATCCATAGCGCAGCCCTGATTGCCGAGGATAGCAACTTTGCCCGCGCCATTGCCGAAAAAGATCATGTTCAATCCAGAGAAATCGGGCAAAAGCTCATGAAAATGGCTGAGTCTGATTTCATGACCATTACGGACGAAACCGGCAAGGTCATCGCCCGCGGCCATTCCGACAAATACAACGACAGCGTCATCAACCAGGAAACCGTGGTGCTGGCCCTCAAGGGGCAACCCGCTGCGGCTATGGTTGAAGGCACCATAGTGCCCTTTACCATTCGGGCAAGCCAGCCCATATTGTATGAAGGCAGGCTGGTGGGTTCCGTTTCCATTGGCAAGTCCCTTGTGACGCCTGCCTACCTTGACTGGCTCAAGCAGCTGTCCGGCCTGAATGTCACCATTTTCAGGGGCGACACGCGCATAATGACCACCATTATGAACAATGGGCAGCGAGCTGTGGGTACCAAACTTCAATCTCCTGAGATCGTTGAAGCAGTGCTGAATAAAGGTGAAACACGTTTTACCCACAACAATATTTTAGGCGTGGAGTACAACTCCGCGTACTGGCCCGTCAGGGATGTGAACGACAAAATTATCGGCATGTGGTTTGTGGGTATGCCCATAAACGTGCTGCAGCAGCTCGAGCGTGAGGCTATTAACAAGGCCGTCATGGTTGGCATTGCCCTGTTGGTTGTGCAGCTTACCATGTCAGTCATTATTGGGCTTCGCGTCAGCGCGCCCGTGGGTAAAATCACCCGGTACGCCCTTGGGGTGGCTGAAGGGCAGCAGGATTTGACGCTTGATGTTTATAGCAAGGATGACATGGGGCAACTGGCCGACGCGCTGCGGCATATGGAAGAGAATTTGCGTAAGCTGGTTCAAGACGCAGGCAAGCAGGCCGAGCAGGCCCGCTTGATGGGTGAAGAGGCGCAGCGCGCAATGGAAGAGGCCAAACAGGCCCAGGCTCAGGCCGAAATCGCCAAGCGCGATGGCATGATAAGCGCCGCCGCCCAAATTGAGGGCGTGGTTGAAAAACTTAATTCCTCCATCAACGATATTGCCGAACAGGTGGACAATACCGGCGGCGCGTTGAACCACGCGGTGTCCAGACTGTCCGAAACCGCCACAGCCATGGAAGAAATGAACTCCACAGTGCTTGAGGTGGCCCGAAATGCCGGTGGAGCGGCGGACGTTTCCGCTTCTGCCAAAATGAAGGCCCAAGCTGGTTCTGAGGTCGTGTCCAAGGCTGTGGGCGGCATTCAGGAAGTGCAGCGGCAGTCGATGGCCCTCAAGGACGGCATGACGAAGCTCGATGAGCATGCAAAGGCCATCAGCCAGATCATGGGCGTCATTTCTGACATTGCTGACCAGACCAACCTCTTGGCGCTGAACGCGGCCATTGAAGCCGCCAGGGCCGGCGACGCTGGACGCGGCTTTGCAGTAGTGGCCGACGAGGTGCGCAAGCTGGCCGAAAAAACCATGACCTCCACCACTGACGTGGGCAATGCCATTAAGGCCATCCAGCAGAGCGCCTCACAGAGCATCCAGGAAGTGGATATGGCTGTGCGCAATATCGCCTCGGCGACGGATTTTTCCAACAAATCCGGTGAAGCGCTGCAGGAAATCGTGGTGATGGTGGATCAGACAGCCGATGAAGTGCGCGCCATTGCCACGGCCAGTGAGCAGCAGTCGGCCACCAGCGAAGAAATCAACAAATCCATCGCTGAAGTGAACCATATTGCCGCCACCACAGCCGAATCCATGCAGGTGGCCATGAGCGAGCTGGAAGCCCTGCGCAAGCAGGCCCATAGCCTTATTGAACTCATAGAGCACATGAAGAAAGCGTAG
- a CDS encoding RNA methyltransferase: MASLLDGLDVVLVKTRFPENIGMAARACVNMGCSSLRLVDPERWDREKARPLATPKGQDLLDGVTVCPDLSEAVAPTALVVGTTARVGGWRQSLLAPTQAAAAVAEVLARGERVALVFGPEDRGLNNEEITHCHKLTTIPTDPAASSLNLAQAVLLLLYECANAVRNCQKKEGGRAPGESGGGKLVTAAEQERLMESVKDMLLRLDYLHGDNPDYFLMPWRRLFTRAGLRRHEYDALMGLCRQVRHKLG; encoded by the coding sequence ATGGCTTCTTTGCTTGATGGTCTTGATGTGGTTCTGGTCAAGACCCGTTTTCCCGAAAACATTGGTATGGCCGCAAGGGCTTGCGTGAATATGGGCTGTTCATCCCTGCGTCTGGTTGATCCTGAGCGTTGGGACAGGGAAAAAGCGCGTCCGCTGGCCACGCCCAAGGGGCAGGATTTGCTGGACGGCGTGACAGTCTGCCCCGACTTGTCGGAAGCCGTGGCGCCCACAGCTCTGGTGGTTGGCACAACCGCCCGTGTGGGCGGCTGGCGGCAGTCATTGCTTGCTCCCACGCAGGCTGCGGCAGCGGTGGCCGAGGTGCTGGCGCGGGGCGAACGGGTTGCTCTGGTTTTTGGCCCTGAAGACAGGGGGCTTAATAATGAAGAGATTACCCATTGTCATAAACTGACGACCATACCCACAGACCCGGCTGCAAGCTCGCTCAATCTGGCTCAGGCCGTTTTGCTGCTTTTGTATGAATGCGCCAATGCCGTACGTAATTGCCAAAAGAAAGAAGGCGGACGTGCTCCGGGCGAGAGTGGAGGGGGCAAACTGGTCACAGCGGCGGAACAGGAACGCCTGATGGAATCCGTGAAGGATATGCTGTTGCGACTCGACTATCTGCACGGTGATAACCCGGACTACTTTCTTATGCCCTGGCGACGCCTTTTCACCAGGGCCGGGCTGCGCAGGCATGAGTATGATGCCCTGATGGGACTTTGCAGGCAGGTTCGCCACAAATTGGGCTGA
- a CDS encoding DUF456 domain-containing protein, producing the protein MDFLPFPLASLLAGAFITLLCFVLMLNVFGLPANWVMLGLVALWKMAHPASESMTAWFWVMMVGLALVGEALELGMQIIKAKRYGSSSSGTFAGMIGAIAGAILLAPLFFGLGALIGAVAGAWTGCFVMEMAKGRPLRESLDAAFGAMVGRFLGTVCKCGIGGAMLALAASRIWPKPPAGGGLTPDEPLQLVMALFGGLC; encoded by the coding sequence ATGGATTTTCTGCCCTTTCCCTTGGCGAGCCTGTTGGCGGGCGCGTTTATCACACTGCTGTGCTTTGTGCTCATGCTCAACGTTTTCGGCCTGCCCGCCAACTGGGTGATGCTGGGGCTGGTGGCGCTTTGGAAGATGGCGCATCCTGCTTCGGAGTCCATGACGGCCTGGTTCTGGGTCATGATGGTGGGTCTGGCCCTTGTGGGCGAGGCGCTGGAACTGGGCATGCAGATCATCAAGGCCAAGCGCTACGGGTCAAGTTCATCGGGAACTTTCGCGGGCATGATTGGGGCCATCGCCGGAGCCATTTTGCTGGCGCCGCTTTTTTTCGGTCTGGGCGCGCTTATCGGCGCGGTGGCTGGCGCGTGGACAGGCTGTTTTGTGATGGAAATGGCCAAGGGCCGCCCACTTCGGGAATCGTTGGATGCCGCGTTTGGAGCCATGGTGGGGCGCTTTCTGGGAACGGTCTGCAAATGCGGTATTGGCGGAGCCATGCTGGCTTTGGCTGCCAGCCGCATCTGGCCTAAGCCCCCTGCGGGGGGTGGCCTGACGCCTGACGAACCGCTTCAACTGGTTATGGCTCTGTTCGGAGGATTGTGCTGA
- a CDS encoding phenylacetate--CoA ligase family protein, whose amino-acid sequence MEVFDPAELWSRERIEETQLVRLKNTVGQARKCDFYRQRLDEAGIGPDSLHSLDDLRRIPFTTKEDLRTQYPTGMLCVPQAEIVRMHCSSGTTGSPVAICHTQNDINSWADLMARCMHMVGVRREDVFQNMSGYGLFTGGLGIHFGAERLGCLTIPAGAGNSRRQIKLAKDFRTTVAHILPSYALILGEHLRNMGEDPREFPLRIALVGAEPYTEEFRRRIEALFDMKAYNSYGLSEMNGPGVAFECLEQSGMHLWEDAYIPEIVDPETGQPMPDGEVGELVMTCLCRQGMPILRYRTRDLTRFIPGECGCGRKHRRMDRILGRSDDMFIIKGVNIYPMQVEQVIMTFPEVGQSYLILLENDGIGDVMRVQIEVRDEFFVEDMRVLQNLQKNIAQRLRDEILITPRVEIVQSNSLPRTEGKAVRLQDLRSKK is encoded by the coding sequence ATGGAAGTTTTTGATCCCGCAGAATTGTGGAGCCGGGAACGCATTGAGGAAACGCAGCTCGTCAGGCTGAAAAACACGGTAGGGCAGGCCCGCAAGTGCGACTTTTACCGGCAGCGGCTGGACGAAGCCGGGATCGGCCCGGACTCATTGCACAGCCTGGATGATTTGCGTCGCATTCCTTTCACCACCAAGGAAGATCTGCGCACACAGTATCCCACGGGTATGCTCTGCGTGCCCCAGGCGGAAATTGTCCGCATGCATTGTTCCAGCGGAACCACAGGTTCGCCGGTGGCCATTTGCCATACGCAGAACGACATCAACTCCTGGGCTGACCTTATGGCCCGGTGTATGCACATGGTCGGCGTGCGCCGCGAAGATGTGTTTCAGAACATGTCCGGGTACGGTCTGTTCACGGGCGGCCTTGGCATCCACTTTGGCGCGGAACGGCTGGGCTGTCTGACCATTCCCGCAGGCGCGGGCAACTCCCGCCGTCAAATCAAGCTGGCTAAAGATTTTCGCACCACGGTGGCCCACATCCTGCCATCCTACGCGCTCATTCTTGGTGAGCATCTGCGCAATATGGGTGAAGATCCGCGCGAATTTCCTCTGCGCATTGCCCTTGTGGGCGCTGAGCCGTATACCGAGGAATTCCGCCGCCGTATCGAAGCCCTTTTCGACATGAAGGCCTATAATTCCTACGGGCTGTCAGAAATGAACGGCCCCGGGGTGGCCTTTGAATGTCTTGAACAGAGTGGCATGCATCTGTGGGAGGACGCCTATATTCCCGAAATTGTCGATCCTGAAACCGGCCAGCCCATGCCTGACGGCGAAGTGGGCGAACTGGTCATGACCTGCCTTTGCCGCCAGGGCATGCCGATCCTGCGGTACCGCACCCGCGATCTCACACGCTTCATACCGGGTGAATGCGGCTGTGGCCGCAAGCACCGCCGTATGGATCGCATCCTTGGCCGTTCGGACGACATGTTTATCATCAAGGGCGTAAACATCTACCCCATGCAGGTGGAGCAGGTTATCATGACCTTCCCCGAAGTAGGGCAGAGCTACCTCATTCTGCTTGAAAATGACGGCATTGGCGATGTCATGCGCGTGCAGATTGAAGTACGTGACGAGTTCTTTGTCGAAGACATGCGCGTGCTGCAAAACCTGCAAAAAAACATTGCCCAGCGCTTGCGTGATGAAATTCTTATCACCCCCAGGGTAGAAATCGTGCAGAGCAACAGCCTGCCGCGCACCGAGGGCAAGGCTGTGCGCTTACAGGATTTGCGCTCCAAAAAATAG
- a CDS encoding DUF1786 domain-containing protein has product MDEFVHKFLKRTGPVLCLDIGSGTQDVLLARPGLECENWPRFVLPTPARMVAQRIRELTLLRRDIWLYGGNMGGGFSQAIKEHLAAGFKVGSTPAASRGIHDSEDVVRAMGVEFFANCPEGSVPIFLADYAPDFWAGLLRMAGLPQPHMVLAAAQDHGYHVGGNRQARMRMWSQLLASSADPAEWIYSVPPPAQTRLAQLHEKTGGPVADTGTSALLGALCDSEVMDRSFREGITVINVGNGHTVAALVYRGQVRGIYEHHTGMRDLEQLLHDLEQFRKHWLPAEEVQSTGGHGTAFGPYCEEAGGYEPTYITGPKRAILQGHGRFLAPHGDMMLAGSLGLIWGWARLHTN; this is encoded by the coding sequence ATGGACGAATTTGTACACAAGTTTTTGAAGCGTACAGGGCCTGTCTTGTGTCTTGATATCGGCAGCGGTACGCAGGATGTCCTTTTGGCCCGTCCAGGGCTTGAATGCGAAAACTGGCCGCGTTTCGTGCTTCCCACCCCCGCCCGCATGGTGGCGCAGCGCATACGTGAACTGACGTTGCTGCGCCGCGACATCTGGCTTTATGGCGGGAATATGGGTGGTGGTTTCAGTCAGGCCATCAAGGAGCACCTGGCCGCAGGTTTTAAGGTCGGGTCAACTCCCGCCGCTTCGCGTGGAATTCACGACAGTGAAGACGTGGTGCGCGCCATGGGGGTTGAATTTTTCGCCAACTGCCCTGAAGGCAGCGTGCCCATTTTTCTTGCAGACTATGCGCCGGATTTTTGGGCTGGCCTGCTGCGTATGGCCGGTCTGCCGCAGCCCCACATGGTTCTGGCCGCAGCCCAGGATCACGGCTATCACGTGGGGGGCAACCGTCAGGCCAGAATGCGCATGTGGAGCCAGCTTTTGGCGTCTTCCGCCGATCCGGCCGAGTGGATATATTCCGTGCCGCCTCCGGCCCAGACACGCCTGGCGCAACTGCACGAAAAAACGGGCGGGCCCGTGGCTGATACAGGCACCAGCGCACTGCTAGGAGCGCTGTGCGACAGTGAGGTTATGGATCGCAGTTTCCGTGAGGGAATAACCGTGATAAACGTGGGCAACGGACACACTGTGGCGGCCCTTGTTTACAGGGGGCAGGTGCGCGGCATCTACGAACACCACACGGGCATGCGTGATCTGGAGCAGTTGTTGCACGATCTGGAACAATTCCGTAAACACTGGTTGCCTGCCGAAGAGGTACAGTCCACGGGGGGGCACGGAACCGCTTTCGGGCCTTATTGCGAAGAGGCCGGGGGTTACGAACCTACCTATATTACTGGCCCCAAACGGGCCATATTACAGGGCCACGGGCGCTTTTTGGCTCCGCATGGCGATATGATGCTGGCTGGCAGCCTGGGGCTGATCTGGGGCTGGGCACGGCTGCACACTAACTGA
- a CDS encoding rhodanese-like domain-containing protein produces MKMRSFFLSTIFIALVMFSGCSKDKEPEFNYISANNVADIINKGDTGYVFLDIQVQSDFDKHHLKSAVSTCAYPVKTDEEKALLKKHLAAIKPEQKIIIVCPRGKGGAENSVKYLREQGIDNSRLLILENGQQGWPGNLNDLIEGK; encoded by the coding sequence ATGAAAATGCGTAGCTTTTTTTTATCAACAATTTTTATTGCCCTGGTAATGTTTTCTGGTTGCAGCAAGGATAAGGAACCAGAATTTAACTATATTTCTGCAAACAACGTAGCAGATATTATCAATAAAGGAGACACTGGATACGTCTTCCTCGATATACAGGTACAGAGTGATTTCGATAAACACCATCTCAAGTCAGCTGTTTCAACATGCGCATATCCAGTCAAAACAGACGAAGAAAAGGCTCTTTTGAAAAAGCATCTTGCAGCAATTAAACCAGAGCAAAAAATCATCATAGTGTGCCCGCGAGGCAAAGGTGGAGCAGAAAATTCTGTAAAATATCTTAGAGAACAGGGTATCGACAACTCCCGCCTGCTGATTCTGGAGAATGGGCAGCAAGGTTGGCCGGGGAACCTGAACGACCTTATTGAAGGCAAATAA
- a CDS encoding TVP38/TMEM64 family protein translates to MRKLIVVLVCLGILALPPVWRLVKDVALLLSSMDVESVKEYILSFGYWAPAVSFLLMLFQAVLAPLPAFLITFANAALFGWVFGAILSWSSAMAGALLCFWIAKYLGRDAVMRLTSRTGLEQIDAFFARHGKYAILIARLLPFVSFDIVSYAAGLTSMRLVPFLVATGIGQLPATVIYSYVGSMLTGKAQLVVTGLLCLFALSVLAYALKQYYKRKIAVKNDQ, encoded by the coding sequence ATGCGTAAACTTATCGTTGTACTAGTCTGCCTGGGCATACTGGCTCTGCCGCCAGTATGGCGACTAGTCAAAGACGTTGCACTGCTGCTATCTTCCATGGATGTAGAAAGCGTTAAAGAATACATCCTTTCGTTTGGTTATTGGGCACCTGCAGTGTCCTTTCTCCTTATGCTATTCCAGGCGGTCCTCGCTCCACTGCCCGCTTTCCTTATCACCTTTGCCAATGCGGCATTATTCGGCTGGGTTTTCGGTGCGATTCTTTCATGGTCCAGCGCAATGGCAGGAGCTCTTTTGTGCTTTTGGATTGCCAAGTATCTGGGTAGAGATGCCGTTATGCGGCTCACGTCACGAACGGGCCTGGAGCAAATAGATGCGTTTTTTGCAAGGCACGGCAAATACGCCATTCTTATCGCTCGACTCCTGCCCTTTGTCTCTTTCGACATAGTCAGCTATGCCGCAGGGCTCACCTCTATGCGGCTCGTTCCTTTTCTTGTAGCAACCGGGATAGGACAACTTCCAGCGACTGTCATATATTCATATGTTGGCAGTATGCTCACAGGAAAAGCCCAATTGGTTGTTACTGGTCTTTTGTGCCTGTTCGCTCTCAGTGTACTCGCGTATGCTTTAAAACAATATTACAAGCGCAAAATCGCAGTAAAAAATGACCAGTAA
- a CDS encoding (Fe-S)-binding protein translates to MTSNTPEVPQAVCLDCHRCERGCPMLMAEGRSPHSLLQEQSTLDPQAAVACTECGYCEAVCPAGLSLQKAVQQHAGKKTTSQLAKLRIFTHQWLSFSSLLRLQKTGNGSYSHYAFMPGCSLAGGSPQTVQEVYRQLAEFFPGIGLVMDCCARPSAYLLSEKTTTTFLSKLEQGLKNSKIQKLIVACPNCFSFLSNKFPQLEIISLYPILASMPLPVCSYSEKLALHDPCQTRNEPGVHSSVRQILAACHISYEEFADNRQNTQCCGHGNMLAVTMPKLAQKQRLHRAGQTSCHKIVTYCRSCSEAFDLAGKKGIHLLDLIFDPQSITEPHDFQNHSQSTQEANKTWMNKKQPSAKRFKWYANSWINRILLKLRNCAK, encoded by the coding sequence ATGACCAGTAACACCCCAGAAGTTCCACAGGCAGTCTGCCTGGACTGCCACCGCTGTGAACGGGGGTGCCCAATGCTTATGGCAGAAGGGCGCTCCCCTCACAGTCTCCTGCAAGAACAAAGCACTCTTGATCCGCAGGCGGCGGTCGCCTGCACAGAGTGCGGGTATTGTGAAGCTGTCTGCCCGGCAGGTTTAAGTTTGCAAAAAGCTGTCCAGCAGCACGCCGGGAAAAAAACCACATCTCAACTGGCCAAGTTACGCATTTTCACCCATCAATGGCTGTCATTTTCATCACTGTTGCGGCTACAAAAAACTGGCAACGGCTCCTACAGTCATTACGCCTTCATGCCGGGGTGCAGTCTGGCCGGAGGATCTCCGCAAACTGTACAGGAAGTCTACAGGCAACTTGCAGAATTTTTCCCCGGCATCGGCCTTGTGATGGATTGCTGCGCCAGGCCATCGGCCTATCTTTTGAGCGAAAAGACAACGACTACTTTTTTGAGCAAACTGGAACAAGGGTTGAAAAACAGCAAGATACAAAAACTCATTGTGGCCTGCCCCAATTGCTTTTCGTTTTTGAGCAACAAATTTCCACAATTGGAAATTATTTCATTATATCCAATACTCGCATCAATGCCGTTGCCTGTATGCTCTTACAGCGAAAAGCTAGCGTTGCACGACCCCTGCCAGACAAGGAACGAGCCGGGCGTGCATTCTTCAGTGCGGCAGATACTTGCCGCATGCCATATTTCGTATGAAGAATTTGCTGACAACAGGCAAAATACACAATGCTGCGGGCATGGTAACATGCTGGCGGTTACGATGCCCAAACTTGCCCAGAAACAACGGCTGCACAGGGCTGGACAAACCAGCTGTCATAAAATTGTTACCTATTGTCGTAGCTGTAGCGAGGCTTTCGATTTGGCGGGGAAAAAGGGGATACACCTCCTGGATCTCATTTTCGATCCGCAATCTATAACTGAACCGCACGACTTTCAGAATCATAGCCAGAGCACACAGGAGGCGAATAAAACGTGGATGAACAAGAAGCAACCTTCTGCGAAACGCTTTAAATGGTACGCCAATTCCTGGATTAATCGTATATTGTTAAAATTGAGAAATTGCGCAAAGTAA
- a CDS encoding TVP38/TMEM64 family protein has product MKKILLLLLLLIATGYAFWHRDSIHPQQIQTMIQATGPWAPLSFLALFSLAPFAPFLSGVLAVGGGMAFGLWYGSLLVLLGASLSATVGYYLGRFLGHGLAEKKRFLSTWSTLQQTLSRHDFYCILLLRLLPLVPFDVISYGAGFSRIPYKKYIVATIFGMSPGIIIFTNIGSSALHPASWEFFFALAMLVLLCVGAFMLKKKVERRLGAGTFTDK; this is encoded by the coding sequence GTGAAAAAAATCTTGCTGCTGCTTCTTTTACTTATCGCCACCGGGTACGCTTTTTGGCACCGGGACAGTATTCATCCACAACAGATTCAAACCATGATCCAGGCCACAGGGCCCTGGGCTCCATTATCTTTTTTGGCATTATTTTCACTGGCCCCTTTTGCGCCTTTTTTAAGCGGGGTGCTTGCTGTTGGCGGAGGCATGGCCTTTGGGTTGTGGTACGGCAGTTTGCTTGTGTTGCTTGGGGCAAGTTTGAGTGCAACAGTAGGATATTATCTGGGGCGCTTTCTGGGACATGGATTGGCGGAAAAAAAACGTTTCCTTTCTACTTGGTCTACGTTGCAGCAGACACTGTCACGCCATGATTTTTATTGTATTTTACTTTTGCGACTGTTACCACTGGTCCCTTTTGACGTAATAAGCTACGGTGCAGGGTTTTCACGTATCCCATACAAAAAATATATTGTGGCCACTATATTCGGGATGTCACCTGGAATAATTATTTTCACAAATATTGGCTCCAGTGCCCTGCACCCTGCTTCATGGGAATTTTTTTTCGCTCTGGCTATGCTGGTGCTGTTGTGCGTAGGAGCCTTTATGCTGAAAAAAAAGGTCGAGCGACGTCTTGGCGCAGGCACCTTCACAGATAAATAA
- a CDS encoding TIGR04282 family arsenosugar biosynthesis glycosyltransferase — MNTTSAVIVFAKDPQLGRVKTRVAAESTLEFAMSFYTACLDHLFDWLRQSSFQVLLFLAPPAEGSFFTKYGKLPVYVQEGADLGRRMHDALQRAFINHDRAVIIGSDIPGITQTLLQKAFEALDTSDAVIGPCTDGGYYLIGFRKESFIDCFQDIKWSSDTVFFETMLRLQHNTVALLPRLDDMDTMEDIHRCATQGLLPPALLTLAQELVMENSTPKGFPGNAV; from the coding sequence ATGAATACTACCTCTGCCGTGATAGTCTTTGCCAAAGATCCACAGCTTGGTCGTGTCAAAACTCGTGTTGCCGCCGAGAGCACACTGGAATTTGCCATGAGCTTTTACACGGCTTGTCTCGACCATCTTTTTGACTGGCTACGGCAATCCTCTTTTCAGGTTTTACTTTTTCTCGCTCCCCCTGCTGAGGGGAGCTTTTTTACAAAATATGGAAAGCTTCCCGTGTACGTACAAGAAGGCGCCGATTTGGGACGCCGTATGCATGATGCTCTGCAGAGGGCATTTATCAACCACGACAGGGCTGTGATTATTGGGAGTGATATCCCAGGTATTACCCAGACATTACTGCAAAAGGCTTTTGAAGCTCTTGATACATCTGACGCCGTAATTGGTCCGTGTACCGATGGTGGCTACTATCTCATTGGATTTCGAAAAGAAAGTTTTATCGACTGTTTTCAGGATATCAAATGGAGCTCCGACACGGTTTTTTTTGAAACAATGCTTCGCTTGCAACACAATACTGTGGCGTTGCTACCTCGGCTAGATGATATGGACACGATGGAAGATATCCATCGTTGCGCAACACAAGGACTTTTGCCGCCTGCCTTATTAACTTTGGCGCAAGAGCTGGTTATGGAGAATTCCACTCCCAAGGGCTTCCCAGGCAACGCCGTTTAA
- a CDS encoding TIGR04283 family arsenosugar biosynthesis glycosyltransferase: MISVILPVYKEQKRIVSALEDLRTLDSQHLLQEILVVRAVGDIYPLPTLTSPERGRAAQMNYGASLATGDILAFVHCDTRLPASALEVIAENQCGAFSLRFDSPALAYRALAAITTWRSKLLHLPYGDQVLFLPRVLFENIGGFANVPILEDVLLAERIRPEVVRECVVTSTRKYQKYGFWRTLLLHRAIMLGYMAGVGIPHLARLQRRFLAQSLNQHSDCF; this comes from the coding sequence ATGATTTCTGTAATCCTTCCCGTCTATAAGGAACAAAAACGTATAGTATCCGCCCTTGAGGATCTTCGCACCTTGGATTCCCAGCATCTGTTGCAGGAAATTTTAGTTGTACGGGCCGTGGGGGATATCTATCCCCTACCCACTCTTACGAGCCCAGAGCGTGGCAGAGCAGCGCAGATGAACTACGGGGCGTCACTAGCAACAGGAGACATTTTGGCCTTTGTGCATTGTGATACGCGTCTTCCGGCTTCTGCTTTAGAGGTTATCGCGGAAAATCAATGCGGAGCTTTTTCACTCCGATTTGACAGCCCTGCACTTGCGTACCGGGCTCTTGCCGCCATAACAACGTGGCGCTCAAAACTGCTGCACCTTCCCTACGGAGATCAGGTGCTTTTCTTGCCACGGGTTCTTTTTGAAAATATTGGGGGGTTTGCCAATGTGCCAATTCTTGAAGATGTATTATTGGCAGAACGGATACGGCCTGAGGTAGTACGGGAATGTGTAGTAACAAGCACACGCAAATACCAGAAATATGGCTTCTGGAGAACACTTTTGCTGCATAGAGCCATTATGCTTGGGTACATGGCTGGAGTAGGGATACCGCACCTCGCCCGACTGCAACGCAGGTTTTTGGCCCAATCCCTTAACCAACATTCAGATTGTTTTTAA